From bacterium, the proteins below share one genomic window:
- a CDS encoding PASTA domain-containing protein: protein MKSRTERWASVLRGALLAATLGLTFVGGIWLALRFAAGHSPVVRAPSVVGLDAAAAERTLRAAGLNPEVAGRRFDASAPEGRVLQQTPAAGSETRPGRPVRLVVSLGVRRATVPDLVGSSASRADATLTAAQFALGDEANA, encoded by the coding sequence ATGAAGTCCAGGACGGAGCGCTGGGCGTCGGTGCTGCGCGGGGCCCTTTTGGCGGCCACGCTGGGGCTGACGTTCGTCGGCGGGATCTGGCTCGCCTTGCGCTTCGCCGCGGGCCACAGCCCCGTCGTCCGCGCCCCGTCGGTCGTCGGTCTCGACGCCGCGGCCGCGGAGCGGACGCTGCGCGCCGCGGGGCTCAACCCGGAAGTCGCCGGCCGCCGCTTCGACGCCTCCGCGCCGGAAGGGCGGGTGCTCCAGCAGACGCCGGCGGCGGGAAGCGAAACGCGCCCCGGCCGGCCGGTGCGGCTCGTCGTCAGCCTCGGCGTGCGCCGCGCGACGGTCCCCGACCTCGTCGGCTCGAGCGCCTCGCGCGCCGACGCCACGCTCACCGCGGCGCAGTTCGCGCTCGGCGACGAGGCGAACGCG
- a CDS encoding RsmB/NOP family class I SAM-dependent RNA methyltransferase, with the protein MPRSEDAAATRRAALDVLLEVDRGGFSDRLVQARGRLFDDPRDRGFVQAMAMAALRWRGALDAVLAPLVRRGLEHVQPEARAALRLGAAQALLLGVPAAAAVSETVEALKMGESPEAAPLVNAVLRRIAAARPPLDPLATVPAWLLERWRRTYGEDRARRLVEATLRPPRPFLVALDDRAALAERLAAAGVATAPAARHPRGLAVLGGAPQETEDFAAGSFVLLDEGAGLVALLAAPADERPVADVAAAPGGKAALLAPLARGGLAALELHGTRARLLGAALRRTARPGARTAAVRADALRPPLRDGAFGLALLDAPCTGTGTLRRRPEKRDRLVEADVAECAARQAAMLERTAALVGPGGALVYAVCSLEPEEGEERVRAFLAAHPEFAAEDPRGLLGAAGDGLVVGDPPLLRTRPDEEDTEGFVAARLVRRP; encoded by the coding sequence ATGCCTCGTTCGGAAGACGCGGCGGCGACGCGCCGCGCGGCGCTCGACGTTCTGCTTGAAGTCGATCGCGGAGGATTCTCCGACCGCCTCGTGCAGGCGCGGGGGCGGCTCTTCGACGACCCGCGCGACCGCGGCTTCGTGCAGGCGATGGCGATGGCCGCGCTGCGCTGGCGGGGCGCGCTCGACGCGGTCCTCGCGCCGCTGGTGCGGCGCGGCCTGGAGCACGTGCAGCCGGAGGCGCGCGCCGCGCTGCGGCTCGGCGCGGCGCAGGCGCTGCTGCTCGGCGTGCCGGCCGCGGCCGCCGTCTCGGAGACGGTCGAGGCGCTGAAGATGGGGGAGTCGCCGGAGGCGGCCCCGCTCGTCAACGCCGTGCTGCGGCGGATCGCCGCGGCCCGCCCGCCGCTCGATCCGCTGGCCACCGTGCCGGCGTGGCTCCTCGAACGCTGGCGGCGGACCTACGGCGAGGACCGCGCGCGGCGGCTCGTCGAGGCGACGCTGCGGCCCCCGCGGCCGTTCCTCGTCGCGCTCGACGACCGCGCGGCGCTGGCCGAGCGGCTGGCGGCGGCGGGGGTGGCGACGGCGCCGGCGGCGCGGCATCCGCGCGGGCTCGCCGTCTTGGGCGGCGCGCCGCAGGAGACCGAGGACTTCGCCGCCGGCTCGTTCGTGCTGCTCGACGAGGGGGCGGGGCTGGTGGCGCTCCTCGCCGCGCCGGCCGACGAACGCCCCGTGGCCGACGTCGCGGCCGCGCCGGGGGGCAAGGCCGCGCTCCTGGCGCCGCTGGCGCGCGGCGGCCTCGCCGCGCTCGAACTGCACGGCACGCGGGCGCGGCTCTTGGGCGCCGCGCTGCGCCGGACCGCCCGTCCCGGCGCGCGGACGGCGGCCGTGCGGGCCGACGCGCTCCGCCCGCCGCTGCGCGACGGCGCCTTCGGCCTCGCGCTGCTCGACGCCCCCTGCACCGGCACCGGGACGCTGCGCCGGCGTCCCGAGAAACGGGACCGGCTGGTCGAGGCGGACGTCGCCGAGTGCGCGGCGCGGCAGGCGGCGATGCTCGAGCGGACCGCGGCGCTCGTCGGTCCGGGGGGCGCGCTGGTCTACGCCGTCTGCAGTCTCGAGCCGGAAGAGGGGGAAGAGCGCGTGCGGGCCTTCCTCGCGGCGCACCCCGAGTTCGCGGCCGAGGATCCGCGCGGCCTGCTCGGCGCGGCCGGGGACGGCCTCGTCGTCGGCGACCCGCCGCTGCTGCGGACCCGGCCGGACGAGGAAGACACCGAAGGGTTCGTCGCCGCGCGGCTCGTCCGGCGCCCCTAG